A window of Motilibacter peucedani genomic DNA:
CGGAGGAGCGTCAGGAGCAGGCCGAGCAGCGGTGAGCCCGGGCGAGCCGAGCACCCGGTCGACGGCGATCTCGACGACCACCCGCTCCGGGTTCTCGCGCGGCTGCCGGTAGCGCTGGCCGTACGCCGCGACCGCGGCGGCCACTGACTCGGGGTCGCGCAGCACGCGTACGGTTCCCTCGAGCGTGAGCCAGCGCGCGCCGTCGACCGAGCAGAGCACCGCGCGTCCGCCGCGGGCGGCGTTGCGCGCCTTGGTGCTCGTGCCGCTGGTGATGACGCGGGCGACGCCGCCCGAGACCGTGAAGCCGACGGGTACGACGTGGGGCGTGCCGTCCGCGCGCATCGTCGTGAGCGTGGCGAGGTGGCGCTCGGCGACGAACTCCAGCGCCGAGCGCTCGAGCAGCCTCACAACGACTTCTCGTAGCAGCGCGAGAGTGGGTGCCCGGCCCAGTAGCCGAACCCCTCGATCGGGTCGTAGCCGCACGCCTCGTAGAGCGCCATCGCCTCCGGCTGCCGCGTGCCGGTCTCGAGGCGCAGGACCCTCAGCCCGAGCTCGCGGGCCGCGTCCTCGGCCGCCACGAGCAGCGCTCGCGCGACGCCGGTGCGCCGGGCGCCCGCCGCGACGTACATCCGCTTGAGCTCGCCGGCGCCCGGTCCGGCGGGGCAGACCGCGACGACGCCGACGGGGTCGTCGCCTCGGCGGGCCAGCAGCCAGCGCAGGGCCACGACCTGCGGACCGAGGTCGTCGTCCTCGGGGTAGCGCTCGCGCAGCTCGTCCTCGGCGGCGCGCACGAGCCCGGCCACGGCGGGATCGTCTAGCCCGGCCGCCTCGACGAGCAGGGGGTGGGGAGCGGTCTGCACGAGGGTGCACGCTACCCAGGACCGGTCCGCGGCGCGCCCCGGGCCGGGCGCCCGCGGCCGGGTGGGCGGACAATGGGCGGGTGAGCGCAGCTTCCCGGTCAGTCGTCGTCCTCGGGTCCACCGGCTCCATCGGCACCCAGGCGCTCGAGGTCGTGACCGCCGACCCGGAGCAGCGGTTCCGCGTCGTCGGGCTCGCGGCGGGCGGCGACCGCGTCGACCTGCTCGCCGAGCAGGCGCTCGCCCACCGTGTCGAGGTGGTCGCGGTCGCCCGGGCCACTGCCGCCTCCGACCTCCAGCTCGCGCTGTACGCAGCGG
This region includes:
- a CDS encoding PPOX class F420-dependent oxidoreductase, encoding MRLLERSALEFVAERHLATLTTMRADGTPHVVPVGFTVSGGVARVITSGTSTKARNAARGGRAVLCSVDGARWLTLEGTVRVLRDPESVAAAVAAYGQRYRQPRENPERVVVEIAVDRVLGSPGLTAARPAPDAPPGAAGAPAAPGPES
- a CDS encoding GNAT family N-acetyltransferase, coding for MQTAPHPLLVEAAGLDDPAVAGLVRAAEDELRERYPEDDDLGPQVVALRWLLARRGDDPVGVVAVCPAGPGAGELKRMYVAAGARRTGVARALLVAAEDAARELGLRVLRLETGTRQPEAMALYEACGYDPIEGFGYWAGHPLSRCYEKSL